The Erigeron canadensis isolate Cc75 chromosome 4, C_canadensis_v1, whole genome shotgun sequence genome window below encodes:
- the LOC122597799 gene encoding transcription initiation factor TFIID subunit 6-like isoform X1, whose amino-acid sequence MSIVPKETVEVIAQSIGINNLSLDGALALAPDVEYRMREIMQEGIKCMHHSRRTTLTSDDIDSALSMRNVEPLYGFASGDPLRFKRALGHKDLFYIDDKDVDFKEVIEAPLPKAPLDTSLFCHWLAIEGVQPAIPENASIEVIAALPETKKPERKSDELPVDIRFPVKHVLSRELQLYLTKITELALNMPDSVLFKEALMSLATDSGLHPLVPYFTCFIEDEVKVSLGLNNFRLLFALMRLVWSLLQNPHLHIERYLHQLMPPVVSCIVAKRLGNRIADNHWELRDFTAKLVATICKRFGHNYSSLQTRLTKTFLNSFLDRKRSLTQHYGSVQGLAALGPHVVRLLLLPNLEAYLGFLEEIFKNTKKETTRYEAWRVYGALLRAAGRSIYDLLKFFPVLPSPPPSSVLKTNLKVISTQETRKRKVNAEELEQQPSPKRRITDGPLVSQSDNNIMTRDVRDKNAANVGESDDNTVTKDVQDKTSDNTTMIEDVEEKISNSMTEDVQDKPSNTTMTEDVQDKTSNTTMTEDVQDKTCDTTMTEDVQDKTSDTTMTEDVQDKTSDTTMTEDVQDKTSNATMAEDVQDKTSNNNSMAVDVQDKTSNHNTMTLDVEDKMSNHNPMTHDVEDKISNHNTMTQDVEDKISNHNTMTQDVQDKNAADVDSSKAETSSAREQMADDGVKDMNGRKGRGNRNNHGTRTPAYLKQVWKDDLNSGQLVISLFELFGEGIMSFIPAPEMSLFL is encoded by the exons ATGAGCATCGTACCAAAGGAGACCGTTGAGGTCATAGCACAGAGCATTGGCATAAACAATTTATCTCTAGATGGTGCATTGGCGCTTGCTCCTGATGTAGAATATCGTATGCGGGAAATTATGCAG GAGGGGATTAAATGCATGCATCATTCAAGAAGGACTACATTGACCTCAGATGATATTGATAGTGCACTTAGTATGCGAAATGTTGAG CCACTCTATGGATTTGCATCTGGAGATCCTTTGCGTTTCAAGAGAGCCCTTGGGCACAAAGATTTATTCTATATAGATGACAAGGATGTGGATTTTAAAGAG GTGATAGAAGCCCCATTACCAAAAGCACCACTGGATACTTCCCTTTTCTGTCATTGGCTGGCAATTGAAGGGGTACAACCAGCGATTCCAGAAAATGCTTCTATTGAAG TTATTGCGGCTTTACCAGAGACTAAAAAGCCTGAGCGAAAGAGTGATGAGCTGCCTGTAGATATTAGATTCCCTGTAAAGCATGTCTTATCTAGAGAGCTTCAG CTATACCTCACCAAAATTACCGAGCTTGCATTAAACATGCCTGATTCTGTTCTTTTTAAGGAAGCACTAATGAGTTTGGCTACAGACTCTGGACTGCATCCTTTAGTACCTTACTTTACATGCTTTATCGAAGATGAGGTAAAG GTTTCTCTTGGTCTTAATAATTTCCGGCTTCTCTTTGCTTTAATGCGGCTTGTTTGGAGTCTTCTCCAGAATCCACACTTACATATTGAACGTTAT TTGCACCAATTGATGCCACCTGTTGTTAGCTGTATTGTTGCAAAAAGGTTAGGAAATCGAATTGCTGATAATCACTGGGAGCTTAGAGACTTTACTGCCAAACTTGTGGCTACTATATGTAAAAG ATTTGGGCATAACTATAGTAGTCTCCAGACCCGTTTGACTAAAACAtttcttaattcatttttgGATCGGAAACGGTCATTGACACAACATTATGGTTCTGTTCAAGGACTAGCTGCTCTTGGACCTCATGTG GTTCGCCTTCTTCTTTTGCCAAATCTTGAGGCATATTTAGGCTTTCTTGAAGAAATCTTTAAGAACACAAAAAAGGAAACGACAAGATATGAAGCTTGGCGTGTATATGGTGCACTGTTG CGTGCCGCAGGAAGATCTATTTATGATCTGCTCAAGTTTTTCCCGGTTTTACCATCCCCACCTCCAAGTTCTGTTTTGAAGACCAATCTGAAGGTTATTAGTACACAAGAAACAC GTAAACGCAAGGTTAATGCAGAAGAGTTGGAACAGCAGCCATCTCCAAAGAGAAGGATTACTGATGGACCTTTGGTTTCACAGTCTGATAACAACATCATGACTCGAGATGTCCGAGACAAAAATGCTGCTAATGTTGGTGAATCCGATGACAACACTGTGACAAAAGATGTCCAAGACAAAACGTCTGATAACACCACAATGATAGAAGACGTCGAAGAAAAAATTTCTAACAGCATGACAGAAGATGTTCAAGACAAACCGTCTAACACCACCATGACAGAAGATGTCCAAGACAAGACGTCTAATACCACCATGACAGAAGATGTCCAAGACAAAACGTGTGACACCACCATGACAGAAGATGTCCAAGACAAAACGTCTGACACCACCATGACAGAAGATGTCCAAGACAAAACGTCTGACACCACCATGACAGAAGATGTCCAAGACAAAACGTCTAACGCTACAATGGCAGAAGATGTCCAAGACAAAACGTCTAATAACAACTCCATGGCAGTAGATGTCCAAGACAAAACATCTAATCACAACACCATGACACTTGATGTCGAAGACAAAATGTCCAATCACAACCCCATGACACATGATGTTGAAGACAAGATATCAAATCACAACACCATGACACAAGATGTTGAAGACAAGATATCAAATCACAACACCATGACACAAGATGTCCAGGACAAAAATGCTGCCGATGTTGATTCATCAAAGGCGGAAACTTCATCTGCTCGAGAACAAATGGCTGATGATGGTGTTAAAGACATGAATGGAAGAAAAGGTAGGGGTAACCGTAATAACCATGGAACGAGAACACCAGCATATCTTAAGCAGGTTTGGAAAGATGATCTGAATTCAGGACAACTTGTTATTTCACTATTTGAACTGTTTGGGGAAGGGATCATGTCCTTCATTCCAGCTCCTGAGATGTCTCTGTTTCTATAA
- the LOC122597799 gene encoding transcription initiation factor TFIID subunit 6-like isoform X2 produces MSIVPKETVEVIAQSIGINNLSLDGALALAPDVEYRMREIMQEGIKCMHHSRRTTLTSDDIDSALSMRNVEPLYGFASGDPLRFKRALGHKDLFYIDDKDVDFKEVIEAPLPKAPLDTSLFCHWLAIEGVQPAIPENASIEVIAALPETKKPERKSDELPVDIRFPVKHVLSRELQLYLTKITELALNMPDSVLFKEALMSLATDSGLHPLVPYFTCFIEDEVSLGLNNFRLLFALMRLVWSLLQNPHLHIERYLHQLMPPVVSCIVAKRLGNRIADNHWELRDFTAKLVATICKRFGHNYSSLQTRLTKTFLNSFLDRKRSLTQHYGSVQGLAALGPHVVRLLLLPNLEAYLGFLEEIFKNTKKETTRYEAWRVYGALLRAAGRSIYDLLKFFPVLPSPPPSSVLKTNLKVISTQETRKRKVNAEELEQQPSPKRRITDGPLVSQSDNNIMTRDVRDKNAANVGESDDNTVTKDVQDKTSDNTTMIEDVEEKISNSMTEDVQDKPSNTTMTEDVQDKTSNTTMTEDVQDKTCDTTMTEDVQDKTSDTTMTEDVQDKTSDTTMTEDVQDKTSNATMAEDVQDKTSNNNSMAVDVQDKTSNHNTMTLDVEDKMSNHNPMTHDVEDKISNHNTMTQDVEDKISNHNTMTQDVQDKNAADVDSSKAETSSAREQMADDGVKDMNGRKGRGNRNNHGTRTPAYLKQVWKDDLNSGQLVISLFELFGEGIMSFIPAPEMSLFL; encoded by the exons ATGAGCATCGTACCAAAGGAGACCGTTGAGGTCATAGCACAGAGCATTGGCATAAACAATTTATCTCTAGATGGTGCATTGGCGCTTGCTCCTGATGTAGAATATCGTATGCGGGAAATTATGCAG GAGGGGATTAAATGCATGCATCATTCAAGAAGGACTACATTGACCTCAGATGATATTGATAGTGCACTTAGTATGCGAAATGTTGAG CCACTCTATGGATTTGCATCTGGAGATCCTTTGCGTTTCAAGAGAGCCCTTGGGCACAAAGATTTATTCTATATAGATGACAAGGATGTGGATTTTAAAGAG GTGATAGAAGCCCCATTACCAAAAGCACCACTGGATACTTCCCTTTTCTGTCATTGGCTGGCAATTGAAGGGGTACAACCAGCGATTCCAGAAAATGCTTCTATTGAAG TTATTGCGGCTTTACCAGAGACTAAAAAGCCTGAGCGAAAGAGTGATGAGCTGCCTGTAGATATTAGATTCCCTGTAAAGCATGTCTTATCTAGAGAGCTTCAG CTATACCTCACCAAAATTACCGAGCTTGCATTAAACATGCCTGATTCTGTTCTTTTTAAGGAAGCACTAATGAGTTTGGCTACAGACTCTGGACTGCATCCTTTAGTACCTTACTTTACATGCTTTATCGAAGATGAG GTTTCTCTTGGTCTTAATAATTTCCGGCTTCTCTTTGCTTTAATGCGGCTTGTTTGGAGTCTTCTCCAGAATCCACACTTACATATTGAACGTTAT TTGCACCAATTGATGCCACCTGTTGTTAGCTGTATTGTTGCAAAAAGGTTAGGAAATCGAATTGCTGATAATCACTGGGAGCTTAGAGACTTTACTGCCAAACTTGTGGCTACTATATGTAAAAG ATTTGGGCATAACTATAGTAGTCTCCAGACCCGTTTGACTAAAACAtttcttaattcatttttgGATCGGAAACGGTCATTGACACAACATTATGGTTCTGTTCAAGGACTAGCTGCTCTTGGACCTCATGTG GTTCGCCTTCTTCTTTTGCCAAATCTTGAGGCATATTTAGGCTTTCTTGAAGAAATCTTTAAGAACACAAAAAAGGAAACGACAAGATATGAAGCTTGGCGTGTATATGGTGCACTGTTG CGTGCCGCAGGAAGATCTATTTATGATCTGCTCAAGTTTTTCCCGGTTTTACCATCCCCACCTCCAAGTTCTGTTTTGAAGACCAATCTGAAGGTTATTAGTACACAAGAAACAC GTAAACGCAAGGTTAATGCAGAAGAGTTGGAACAGCAGCCATCTCCAAAGAGAAGGATTACTGATGGACCTTTGGTTTCACAGTCTGATAACAACATCATGACTCGAGATGTCCGAGACAAAAATGCTGCTAATGTTGGTGAATCCGATGACAACACTGTGACAAAAGATGTCCAAGACAAAACGTCTGATAACACCACAATGATAGAAGACGTCGAAGAAAAAATTTCTAACAGCATGACAGAAGATGTTCAAGACAAACCGTCTAACACCACCATGACAGAAGATGTCCAAGACAAGACGTCTAATACCACCATGACAGAAGATGTCCAAGACAAAACGTGTGACACCACCATGACAGAAGATGTCCAAGACAAAACGTCTGACACCACCATGACAGAAGATGTCCAAGACAAAACGTCTGACACCACCATGACAGAAGATGTCCAAGACAAAACGTCTAACGCTACAATGGCAGAAGATGTCCAAGACAAAACGTCTAATAACAACTCCATGGCAGTAGATGTCCAAGACAAAACATCTAATCACAACACCATGACACTTGATGTCGAAGACAAAATGTCCAATCACAACCCCATGACACATGATGTTGAAGACAAGATATCAAATCACAACACCATGACACAAGATGTTGAAGACAAGATATCAAATCACAACACCATGACACAAGATGTCCAGGACAAAAATGCTGCCGATGTTGATTCATCAAAGGCGGAAACTTCATCTGCTCGAGAACAAATGGCTGATGATGGTGTTAAAGACATGAATGGAAGAAAAGGTAGGGGTAACCGTAATAACCATGGAACGAGAACACCAGCATATCTTAAGCAGGTTTGGAAAGATGATCTGAATTCAGGACAACTTGTTATTTCACTATTTGAACTGTTTGGGGAAGGGATCATGTCCTTCATTCCAGCTCCTGAGATGTCTCTGTTTCTATAA
- the LOC122597501 gene encoding 1-aminocyclopropane-1-carboxylate oxidase homolog codes for MKDSTFDRQSQLKAFDETKGGVKGLVDTKITQVPQIFIQPPDEFAVAKDGYYDLPVINLHGFNSDPVQRKEIINEIEEASMRWGFFQVINHEIPVSVLREMRDGALRFFNQDHEVKKEWYVTDSTKKIFYNSNVDLSSTLPVRWRDSFHCRMAPDPPNPIELPPPCRDILIEYSKQVTKLGCSLFELISEALGLTSSYLKDIGCADGLATICHYYPASPQPELTIGARKHADNDFLTVLLQDHIGGLQFLHQNHWVNVPFVPGALVVNIGDLLQLISNDKFISAEHRVVSSNIGPRVSVACFFTTGTVTTGKIFEPIKELLSDENPAKYRATTMKEYVQHSHSKVFDKSSMLHFRI; via the exons ATGAAGGATAGTACTTTTGATCGACAAAGCCAGCTCAAGGCTTTCGACGAAACAAAAGGAGGCGTCAAAGGCCTAGTCGACACCAAAATCACCCAAGTACCTCAAATTTTCATTCAACCTCCTGATGAGTTTGCAGTAGCCAAAGATGGTTATTATGACTTACCCGTAATAAACTTGCATGGATTCAACTCGGATCCAGTTCAACGAAAAGAGATTATTAACGAAATTGAAGAAGCATCCATGAGATGGGGTTTCTTCCAAGTGATTAACCATGAGATCCCAGTTAGTGTTTTAAGAGAAATGAGAGATGGGGCACTTAGATTCTTTAATCAGGATCATGAAGTTAAGAAAGAATGGTATGTTACGGATAGTACAAAGAAGAtcttttataatagtaatgTTGATCTTTCTAGCACTCTGCCTGTTCGTTGGAGGGATTCGTTTCATTGCAGGATGGCTCCTGATCCTCCAAATCCAATAGAATTGCCTCCACCTTGCAG GGATATCTTGATTGAGTACTCGAAACAAGTGACCAAATTGGGGTGTTCTTTATTCGAGTTGATTTCAGAGGCTCTTGGGCTTACTTCAAGTTACCTTAAAGATATTGGCTGTGCGGATGGACTCGCCACAATATGCCATTACTATCCAGCATCTCCACAACCAGAACTAACAATAGGGGCCCGAAAGCATGCTGACAATGACTTTCTAACTGTACTTTTACAAGACCATATCGGCGGCCTCCAATTCCTTCACCAGAATCACTGGGTTAATGTTCCATTTGTACCTGGAGCTCTTGTGGTCAATATTGGAGACCTTTTGCAA TTGATATCAAACGACAAGTTCATTAGCGCAGAACACAGAGTGGTGTCGAGCAATATTGGTCCACGGGTATCGGTGGCTTGTTTCTTCACAACAGGAACCGTAACCACTGGCAAGATCTTTGAACCCATTAAGGAGCTGCTATCAGATGAAAATCCAGCCAAGTATCGCGCCACCACAATGAAGGAATACGTTCAACACTCACATTCTAAGGTCTTTGATAAATCTTCTATGTTGCATTTCAGGATCTAG
- the LOC122597502 gene encoding 1-aminocyclopropane-1-carboxylate oxidase homolog 1-like, translating to PNWGVLIRVDFSLSEALGFTSSYLKDIGCADGLATICHYYPASPQPELTIGARKHADNDFLTVLLKDHIGGLQFLHQNHWVNVPFVPRALVVNIGDLLQLISNDRFISAEHRVVSSGVGPRVSVACFFTTGTVSTGKIFEPIKELLSNENPAKYRATTMKEYVQDSHSKVFDKSSMLHFRI from the exons CCAAATTGGGGTGTTCTCATTCGAGTTGATTTCAGTCTTTCAGAGGCTCTTGGGTTTACTTCAAGTTACCTCAAAGATATTGGATGTGCGGATGGACTCGCCACAATATGCCATTACTATCCAGCATCTCCACAACCTGAGCTAACAATTGGGGCCCGGAAGCATGCTGACAATGACTTTCTAACTGTACTCTTAAAAGACCATATCGGCGGCCTCCAATTCCTTCATCAGAATCACTGGGTTAATGTTCCATTTGTTCCTAGAGCTCTTGTGGTCAATATTGGAGATCTTTTGCAA TTGATATCAAACGACAGGTTCATTAGCGCGGAACACAGGGTGGTGTCGAGCGGTGTAGGTCCACGGGTATCAGTGGCTTGTTTCTTTACAACAGGAACAGTAAGCACTGGCAAGATCTTTGAACCCATTAAGGAGCTGCTATCAAATGAAAATCCAGCCAAGTATCGAGCCACCACAATGAAGGAATACGTTCAAGACTCACATTCCAAGGTGTTTGATAAATCTTCTATGTTGCATTTCAGGATCTAG